The Molothrus ater isolate BHLD 08-10-18 breed brown headed cowbird chromosome 1, BPBGC_Mater_1.1, whole genome shotgun sequence genome includes a window with the following:
- the PTGR3 gene encoding prostaglandin reductase 3, which produces MSFSAKSGALLSSRAARWWWRQQPSCAAAAPAWSFGGSWSRPILDMSYSRQFLDFQGSSIPSSMKKLVVTKLSQNFREAVTLQQDSPVPLPGDGDLLVRNRFVGINASDINYSAGRYDASVKPPFDIGFEGVGEVVALGLSASADYSVGQAVAYVKAGSFAEYTVVPARQAVPLPSVKPEFLTLMVSGATAYLSLKELGDLSEGEKVLVTAAAGGTGQFAVQLAKKAKCHVIGTCSSDEKGGFLKSIGCDRTINYKTENVESVLRKDYPEGVDVVYESVGGKMFDLALNALAIKGRLIVIGFIAGYQNPTGLQPVKAELLPAKLLKKSASVRGFFLNHYLSDYKMALQHLLKMYERGDLVCEVDFGDMSPEGKFTGLESVFRAVDYMYMGKNIGKIVVELPHSVNSKL; this is translated from the exons ATGAGTTTTAGCGCGAAAAGCGGCGCTTTGCTGAGCTCCCGGGCAGCGCGGTGGTGGTGGCGGCAGCAGCCGTCCTGCGCCgcggcagctcctgcctggtcCTTCGGTGGCAGCTGGTCGCGGCCCATCCTGGACATGTCCTACTCCCGTCAGTTTCTGGATTTCCAGGGCTCgtccatccccagctccatgaAGAAGCTGGTGGTGACGAAGCTGAGCCAAAACTTCAGGGAAGCGGTCACCCTGCAGCAGGACTCGCCCGTGCCACTCCCGGGAGACGGAGACCTCCTGGTCAGGAACAG aTTTGTCGGCATCAATGCATCTGATATAAACTACTCAGCTGGTCGATATGACGCCTCAGTTAAACCCCCCTTTGATATAGGCTTTGAAGGTGTCGGTGAAGTGGTAGCGTTAGGACTCAGTGCTAGTGCAGATTACTCGGTGGGTCAGGCTGTGGCCTACGTGAAAGCAGGTTCCTTTGCTGAATACACAGTTGTGCCAGCCAGACAAGCAGTCCCTTTACCCTCAGTGAAACCCGAGTTCCTCACTTTAATGGTAAGTGGCGCAACTGCATACCTCAGTTTGAAAGAGCTGGGAGACCTGTCTGAAGGCGAGAAGGttctggtgacagcagcagctggaggaacaGGCCAGTTCGCTGTGCAGCTTGCAAAGAAGGCAAAATGCCATGTAATTGGAACCTGCTCCAGTGATGAAAAGGGTGGCTTTCTGAAATCCATTGGCTGTGACCGTACCATCAActataaaactgaaaatgttgAATCTGTACTTAGGAAGGACTACCCTGAAGGTGTGGATGTGGTGTATGAATCTGTTGGAGGAAAGATGTTTGACTTGGCTCTCAATGCCTTGGCTATCAAAGGGCGCCTGATAGTTATTGGGTTTATCGCTGGCTACCAAAACCCCACTGGCCTCCAGCCCGTTAAAGCAGAGTTATTGCCAGCAAAACTATTGAAGAAGTCTGCTAGCGTCCGGGGTTTCTTCTTGAACCATTACCTTTCTGACTACAAAATGGCTCTGCAGCATTTGCTCAAGATGTATGAAAGAGGAGACCTGGTTTGTGAGGTGGACTTTGGAGACATGTCTCCTGAGGGCAAGTTCACTGGCTTGGAATCTGTATTCCGTGCTGTAGATTACATGTACATGGGAAAAAACATTGGAAAAATTGTAGTTGAATTACCTCACTCTGTCAACAGTAAGCTGTAA